The window ATCGGATAGTGTGATTCTCCCTCTGAGGGTGACACTCAATCGCACCGCCTCGGTTGAGTTGCGCAAGCCAAGACAGCGCTTTCTATCGTGGTGGCAGTGGCCGCGAGTTTTTGCATGTAGCGTCACATCTCTCGTCCGCTTCCTAGGTAGCTGCTCGATTTACCTCTCGCGTACCAAGTGCACCTATGCTCCAGCACCCCCTTTTGTGGTCCATCCGGGATTATCGTGGGTAGATCCAGCATGTTGGATTTTGGAGGTATGGCGGTGGCGTCCGAATTGAAGGAGGCCGTAGCAGAAATAACGCTGAAGGCTGGCGCAGACGCCGCCAGCCCAAGGCACCTTTCGGGTCCAGTTCGACCAGGATATTGCTTGTAGAATCGCCCAGCGGCTGAGCGTACTTCCACCCCTTCCGCACGTGAAACCTGATCGGTTGACATCAGCGTGACAAAATTTCGGACGCCACCGCCATGCCTTGAAAATCCCCCACACTTGGCTCACCGCGGCGAAACCCACGGTAAACCCGGATGGACCCCTTTTGCTTTAGATCTACTCATCGTTAATAACCCTCTTGATTTCGCAGAGCGGGCTAGCCCAAACGCCACGGACGACCACCGAAATTGATGGAATCCAATTTACGCTCGCCAAAGTTTGCAGATCGAGAAGGTTGCCGGTGAGTCGGTAGTCAAGTGCCCAATCGTTGCTGATTGGGATAATCAGGGACGGCTGGTCGTTGCCGAGTCGGCCGGTGTCACCATGCCAATCGTCAAACACAACCAGACGAAACCTCATAGGCTGATTCGCTTAGTCGACAGCAATGGTGACGGGGAGTTTGACAAACGCATCGTAGCCGCCGAGCAACTCGTGTTTCCCGAGGGCGTACTGTTTCTCGGCAACGACTTACTCGTTTCCGCACCTCCGTTGATCTGGAGATTGACTGATGACGGCGGCGACGGAGTCTTTACATTGGTTTTGTCGGACACGATGTCGGTCCGGAGATCACGCGGATTGGAGCGAGTCGGAGGCGGGATGCGTTGCGGGAAGTGATCTTGTTTCCAAGTGCGCGTTAATAGCAAAGCTACCAGGGATCGCGAGTGCTGACGGTCGATGGCGATATTCACAACGCAATGATTAAGCATCGCACTCCCGAAACGATAGAGGTTCAAGTCAATGCTGAGCGATCAGTCGTGATCGCCACGGACGAGATGGAGATTTTGCAATCAAGCGATGTTTCAGTGATGCCCGCCGGTTTGGTGGAGCAGATGACAATTCCCGAGTTTTCGGACCTCATGGCATTCCTGCAATCGGCCAAGTGAGCTGGGTTCGCGATCAATCGATAATGCCCCAAGTCCAATTTGGAAAACCAGACCTGCTAGTTTTGCGTTTTGAGCGTCGCTAAACATCCGTAAATGAATGCCAATATCAATGCCCCCGAAGCAGGAAACAGCATTGCCAGCACGTGGAATCGATCAAACAGCAGTGCGCCAATGCTCCCTCCCACTACAAACCCAGTAATTAGAAGTAGGTACAGGACCGCCTGCCTAACATTGAATGAGTGCCCGCGAAACCAAGTGCCTAGCATCGTGCCCAAGTCGGTCAGTAGCCCCGTAACATGGGTCGTTCTGACAACCGCTCCACTGTAGGTACTGACCATGCCATTTTGAAGTCCGCATGCGGTCGCGGCGAGGCAGTGACCGAGGACCGAGTCCGTTGATAGTAACGCGAACATCGCGCCAATCAATAGGAA of the Allorhodopirellula heiligendammensis genome contains:
- a CDS encoding DUF7133 domain-containing protein, which gives rise to MQIEKVAGESVVKCPIVADWDNQGRLVVAESAGVTMPIVKHNQTKPHRLIRLVDSNGDGEFDKRIVAAEQLVFPEGVLFLGNDLLVSAPPLIWRLTDDGGDGVFTLVLSDTMSVRRSRGLERVGGGMRCGK
- a CDS encoding YoaK family protein; translation: MITKLPRWVEIGGFWLSCIAGATNAIGLLGFRFQAVSHVTGTSTLLGVSLGRFNVVDTARLLGIILSFVLGAVIAGALLGNASLKLGRRYGVALVMESFLLIGAMFALLSTDSVLGHCLAATACGLQNGMVSTYSGAVVRTTHVTGLLTDLGTMLGTWFRGHSFNVRQAVLYLLLITGFVVGGSIGALLFDRFHVLAMLFPASGALILAFIYGCLATLKTQN